The DNA segment GCACAATTTATATCGGCAAGGTAATGACTTTAAGCTGTCAagaagaaattttaattaggtTTCGTATAATTGCTGATATCAGAGGGTACCAAAGTCATTTGGCTATTGTTTTGAAgccttattttatttataatctaAATACATACGCTTGTGGGGTCTCGAGGTAGATAGATTTGAGTTTTTCTAATACAAAATATGGAACATGTATTTTACATGCCTTCTGTCAAACTGTGATCGTTATGTACATTTAACTACTTGTGGATTAACTCGCTGTTTGAGTACATCAGAATTATTTGTTTGTGTATGTTGTATGAATACTCGATGCACAATGGATTTCTCGCTGAATTCGAAGGTGTAATTGTGTgcttaatcaattattttagcCATATCAGCTACGAGTACAGTCCGTTGAATGACATTCCCGAGAAATTTGtgagaataaatttgattGTTTAATCCTGCCGATTAACATTTCATGAGACTGATTAGTTTTTCTCTACCTACTTAGTTTTATTTCGACGAATTCGtactgaaatgattttttgccGATTCCGGTATGGGaccagaaaatgaaaaaaaaaaaatgaaaatttgaaaacagttctacaccgtttttctctatTCACGCATTTTTTAGTATGAAAGGACCTCTCATACTGACTCCgatattatcaaaaaaatgatcaaataTCTAATTACACATAAACTTAGTCAGTGGAGCTTTAACGTGACATTCAATGCACTTTTAATTATATTCCGATTACATTTATTGATATTAACATGTATCTCAGCTACATGTGCATGTCATACCatgaattattatattaataattactgTGTTGAAAGTATCCGTGTGAGTTATTGATAACAGGAACTGCTTGCATAGCAGATGATAAGCTTcaaaatattgagaaaaaatagaatacGAATATTTCGCAACTCCGAGGACCACCAattcacaataaaataaattaaccgTCTTTAATCATTTAACGAGAATTATgtgtgaataataaaaatgaaattcaactaaattattcagaggaaaaatatagaaatgtCTGTAACATTGTTTTATACAAATTTTATGTGTCAATAatacttaagaaaattctaatgcaaaaattggaattgggaataatgaaaaaaaaagttgatagtaataagaaattcaaataatggagcatgaaaactgtgtaaCGTGTAATGCAAATGTTgagataaattatgaaaaactcGAGATGTTGATAGAATAGGAAGAcagttcaataattaattagtaatagataaaaatCTATTGAATAGTTAACCAGAAGTTTAGAGTAATATAGTAACATTAGTTGGATGATATTGGCGGACGTAAATCGTTTGTAACAAATATATAATTGTGATGATAGCAAAGGTAATAATGTAAAAAAAGTTATAGTGAATTCTAAATGGTTTATTTTTTACTAACTGTATCTTCGCATTTGATGTGTATTTTTTGTATGTCTGcgtttattattataaaattattctactGTACAACCTATTATACATGGAACGTGAATGTTTTCGTAATATGTACTTTAGTGTGAAAGCGTGTAAATGTAGATTTTATATGATGttgtaataaaagaaaatgatttgtTTCACATTTCTCGATTGATTTCTCTGATTTGATTAAATGAGACTATTGTCTATATAAGATAATGGAATTGAAGGGGCAAAGCATTGAATTACTGAACAGACTTAACGCTGAGAATCTAAGCAATGACGGACATGATTACCCAGTGCAGAGTTGACTGCAAGGAAATCAGCAAAAATTATGTTTGATAATCgtaaaggaaaattttcaggaaacagtattaataaaaatcaaaatcaacaCGGTAATggggataattattatttaaaaaatggtacAATAATGCTGTTATAAAGAGTTGTAATTAATATAAAGTAATCGTCTAAAAAATCTTAAATATAAATCACAGATGCCACCTCTATTGATCACAGGACAActaattacaataaaaaattacaggcAAAATGATTGCACGGAAAACTATCATCAAGATAGTTCATCACACAATATTCAATTATAGAAATTCATTGCATCGTATAGAACAATATTGTATACACATTGTACCCACTGATcatggaaaaatgattttctgaTTCCACCATGACGGTAGCAAGACAGCCCGACCTCTCCGATCAAATCAACAGCAAAGTATCCGATAAAATACTcaacaaattattgaataaaattaacggCAAATCAGCGAATAAAATCAGCAATGATTTCCTGATTTAATTGTATAGATTTAAATATGTagtatttaattttatgcgtATATTTTTCTGAGGATTTTTCCAATCCAAATTTTAACCAATAAACGACTATTCctcgttattttgtatagtctaCCTACAATCAACTGATAATCCTCCTGTCAAGTTTCGGAGAATGTTCAGAGGCTGTTTCCAAATTTCTGATAAATTGTCGGCATCTTGTTTAGATTTTATGTGACTTATCCATGTGATCAATTTTGTAATGATTTGTTCCGTGATTAATAGAGATATTACCAAATCACATATTCGATTCTTTTGTTAATTCTTTCAAGCGTTCTCTCATGTGAGACTCTTCAGCCACCAGAGCCTGGCCACTGCTGTCGGATTTTCTCGATGATCTGAAAATTAAGTACATCATTAATTCTCTTCCTCAAAAACAATCAGTTGCTAAACGTATCCATTATATAAATTCAACTAACAAGTGGGAGCAGAGCTGACTGAGGTGATAGGGAATGAGATAACGAGCATGAGGAGAGAGATCAGAGAACGGGTCTTCGGTGGAGGTTCCAGTGTCAAATCCTTCAAGTCTGAAATCACAAACAATCGTCAAATGAGGACCGACATGATATTCCAGGGTTTTTCTTGAATCATCAAAATCAATTGGAAGCTTTTTGTACCTCACAATGAAATGTTTACTATACTGCAGTTTCGTGTTTCGGACACTACGTTTGGCATAATCTAGAGTAGCGAAAAAACCCATATCTCGAAAATCGCTGATGGCTTCTGCGCCGCACTTGTCATCGCTAAAACTATTAGAAGCCAGGGATCTGGAGCCAGGGGTATCTATCCACACAGCGCGATGATGTTTCTTAAATAGATTCGTAGCCCAATCACAAGCGCCAACCTTGGCTACCTCGTTCCATTCGCAAGGTGCATACCAATCGAAAACCTGGAAATCAAAGAATCCAGAGTAATTTACAGGATATCATTAGAACTAATTATCTTCTTGGTTGTTGGATAATAAATCTCTCGCTAAAAAGTTGCACTTTACAAATTGTTAGAATTTTCTCAAATAAATTCTAGAACTTTTTGTGAAAtttgaaatgtttttctcTATTTAAAAAAGTGCAAAAACTGTTTTGGATGATTATTGACGGTAAAAGGagcgaaaaataatgaaagagaTTAATTACTCACCTGACATTTGCAATAAAGCTTAAGAATATCCCGGAATTCTGTCATAAAAGTCATGAACGAAGTAGAACCCCTGGCGTAGAGTACCACTATTCCTTTTGTTTCGTCAGTATCCTCAGTTTTCTCACATTTTCTCAGCTCATCATCAGTATCAGCCACATCAGCCTCTGTGTTAGTCGCGACTCGTAAGTCCCGCATATTCGCGTTGAGATAAGCCTGCCGGGAGGTTGATCTCCATCGGTGTACGGCCATTAAAATGCCAGATATGAGGAATACAATGAGAATTAATGCAATTCCTACAGGAAGAAAGAGACTACTCTCAGCAATGATTCTTCTAGGACCATCGACTTCTCCCAGATGTTCAGAAATTTCTCGAATCTTTGGATTCCTGTCGCATTCTGCAACGAAGTAAAATGAGAATTATCCAGTAAGTTTTATTATGATATCAATGTACATCGAGAACATccacagaaatttttcaacaaaaagaaCTATTATAGACAATTACAGTCCTTATTATTGAGTCCTTTTATTCTCTGACAAATCCCACATTTTTATAGTAGTATATActatttacaaataaaaaaaatatttaggaaGTTAGAGAGATCCACTGCAACTGGATTTACCCCACTGACTCCCACTTGCGTTATTCATGCAATGGATGCAATAAACCTATTGTAAACTAGTCAATTAACTAATGAGTAAACCAATGAATTAAATATGTTAAATTGATATGTCCATAGAATGTGAGGATGACAATCCCTGGAGACAAGTAATTGATCCAAAATATCGCATgtatcaaaaaataaaaggattattttttctatgatAAATGCGTTCGGAAAAAATACATAACTATTAAATAGTTCTTATGTGGAAGTAAATCAGCGGTTTGAAATTAAGATATAATCACCTAGCATCCACGTGCAGGGGTAGAATTTTCTGGGAATGTTCcacagagaatttttattacaacGCTCATCAAGGACCCGCAGTTTGAAGCAGTAACTCATATTCGATGCCACATTGAGTGAAAATCGACAGTCTATACTTTCGGCGTACGCAGCACTGGATGTAAGATTATCGTGGACCTAATCCAAggataaacaaatgaaaaaatttccttcgtTACACCAGACTTTATACGTTTTTTCTACTATATCCCATCATAAtgcattttaaattgaattcactGATTCAAATTccttttctttaaatttttatggtgaagAGTTAAAACCTGTTGCTGCAAATTGATTActttttgtttgaaattgtCTGATTTAAACTTGAGCTAGAACCTTTTAGAGTTTGGATAACTTTTCAAACGCTAAGTGTAGCGTcacaaattacaattttcttgaaatcaatagctcgataaaatttttcaaataaaaattgtttgggtAGGACCCGCATCATTGAATGCAGCATGAAAAATTAGATCGATTGACCGTTTTGTTGCCCGGTAATAATTACAGAAAGGAATAATTACAGTCATGAAACTGCAGTTCTTGGTGAATGATGTCCGAGAAGCTGAACtgttctgaaaaaaatattaagaaaatGTTTCAATATACTGCAAGTCCGAAAATTATCAGGAAacatatttataatattgcAATCATGCACATGCCAGTCAGTGACCCAGTGTAGTAATTACTTTTCTTGTGTATCAGAAGTGCAATTAGAAATATATGAAAGTAAATTGTGGAACATTGATTACCATATTAATGGCCCACTCACTCCCGTGGTAATCTCTACCGTAGTTGGTACAGGCATTGTTTTCACTTTCATAGTCAGTAGGGAATGTTCGCAATCCTAAATGCAATATTGGAGAGCCAGAGTGTAACGAAATATCCAGGCTGAACATTACTCCATCACTACTGAAAGAATAGTGTAATTGTTTTCCCATTCCAGAGATTAAAAGCACTTGTTGAAATTGTGTCAATAGAACttctttaaattgaaattctcaaattttcatacaaaacatttcatgaagaaaaatgcagtgaaaaaattataccaAAGAATTCAGGCAAAATCTGTGAATAGAATTATTTCTACCGGaattaattgaacaaaaatctACGAAATTTTAAGAGATTTTAGAATTAGTGAACAAATTCTTCTCGTGCGTGCACTGAATCCAGAACATGTGCCACCACCGAATGTCCTACTCCACAAAATAACTTGCCAcaatgcaagaaaaattaattccatgcAGCATAACgatgttttaaaaatattaaaacttAATTACCTATTGTTGACATCTTCTCTGTTGAAATATGAGCATTGATGAGTTGGTTCTTGGACTTTCGTCAGTTCATAATTCGAGACAACATATTTTCTCCCCTGATAGAGATATCGACTCCCATCATCGATGGAAAAACGAAGAGCGTAACAACCAGTGAAAATGTGCTCATGACTGAGAACAATTTTGTCTTCCTGAAATGGCAATTGCTCATTTTAAATACACGGCTGTGAGACGTAATAACTATGCTGAACATTACCTTGCAAGTTGACAGTTCATTACTTCCACTCTCCCTTGAAGATTGCTTGTCCACCACACAAATCCGGTAATCGGTGTAAACTTCTTGATAAGAACTGAAATCATCGTTGAACTTGTGGTGTTCGCACTCCTCTTGACTCTTAACTGTAGTATTAACGACTAAGGCAACGTCATAGGTACATTCAACGTTGGATACGTTTAGAACTGTCTTTAATGTGcctaaaacatgaaaaataaattatcataaattagaTAATTCTATACTTTTCCGCgagtatgaaaaaattcaactgaaagATGTAACACTTTCCTTgacaaaaaagtgaaattaattttctgttgaataattgtaattctgaataattttttgcacGATATATGTgacaggaaaaaattaataaccaaCGATTTTTCTATCTGATTCACTCTTTTAAGGCTTTTcctcctggaaaatttcgaataaaaaatttccacatgACCTCcttataaaatcaattttaaaaaataataaaattcgaaTCGTTGATTTGATGGATTCAATGAtcgcataaaaaattattcagttttCAATGAAAGGGGCACAAAATGAATAGAACGTTCCATAGAATTCCAACAcaattcataaatttccaattgaaatttttcatacttggaaaactataaaaaattaaagattaTTTACTGAAGTTTCCTTGATTTATCAAAATCAACTCATTCATCGGAATATTGTCGATATTgcattgcaattttttcccctgcACATCCCTCTCATATTTGGTTGGTTCATCGTCGCAAATATATTTGTAAATACACTGCAAATAAATGGTAATGAAAAACCGCTACATAAACAAAAGTACGATGAGTaaaacaaatgaattttccatacattatcatcatcataacCAGATTCTACTGTGCAGATAAACATTAGTGCAATAAATACATATTTCCAGCACATTTTGCATTCTTATGGTGAAAAGAAAACACTTTGTATGctgattaattaacaaaaatggcAGTTGATTGGCAAGATATTTATGCCcggaaataaaaatcgttcACACAGACATCACATGTACTTTTCAACAAGTGTCCACTCCGTACGATTATCTCACTAAACACCACCGAAATGAGGAAACAAGCATTATGTATTTTAACTTTCACTCAAACATGAGGAAATTCTACGTGTTTTTAAtctttcgaaaaaaatgaaacgccaattttttataatcttttgacatttttaacAGATTGCGAAGAGCACAATAGTAAACACCAGAGATTACAGAAAAGATTGATCAGGATCAAGTTCGTCAAGTGCACCCGTTACCGGATGGAGCCACCAGAATCTTGGTGGCGGAAATTTAATGAACTAATCAGTGCAACTGTCGATACAGAAGTGTTCGCAGAAACGATCAAATGATGAACAATTTATTCGCGGATGGGacttgaagaaataaaagCGGTAATTTTTAGACAACATTCCGGTGgaataacacatttttttgggaatcTCTTTTATTTGAACCGTCACGATGAGGACGCTATCACCTGTTCTATGAACTGAATACGAATCTGAGAAGAATGTCAACAAAAGTCAACAAATTGACTCAAATGacgtcttgaaaaaaaataatattctcttCAATCCAATTACCATTTCATTTTGATACGAAAAATAAGAAGTGCAACGTACTACAGCTAAGAGTATGTGAACAAATTATCGACCAACTTACGATCTAGTTTTAAAGTGTAGAGGACATTGACACAATCATTTTTCGGAAAGAGTTGGGCAATTAAATCCACCATCATTATATATATGtagtaattaaatatattgttaTTAAATCTATACAAATATCTTCACGAAAAATAGCGGAAAAAATCATTGCCCTTATACAAATTCTAAACAATCTAGTACGAAAGGATCTTCAGAGCAAGTAGATGAATTCAATGATCACAATGATAAATATAAAGGAACTCTTAGGCGTTTAGCTCtccaaaaaatcatcgaaatcaGTTGAATCGTCCTCCAGGACGATCTCTTCGAGGGTTGGACCCTTATGAGGTGATGCTACTTCTGAAACAGAATGAGAAAACATCAGATGCTCCCTTTTTTGGAGTTATCCAACCTGGAAGCTGAGAAACTCACTAGGTACGGAGCCAGTAACTTTATAATTCTCTAATTCTCCTCTGAAGACCTCGTCGAATGTCTCTTGTCTCTCCTTTAGGGTCTTCTGCTGCTTCAGTTCTTGTTGTAAGACCCTCTCTTTATGCTCTCTAGCTAGTTCAGCTGCAGAATTTTTAGATAATAAATGGTACTGCAGtaatttgacaaaaaataactgaaagacctaaaattgtgaaaatcctCACCTCTGACAGAATCCAATTCTGCCAACTTCTTCTCCTTGTACAGAGCCAATTGAAACCTGTGGTCCAGCTGTTTATTCTGGAGTTCCAACGTGTCATTCAAGTCCTCTAGTCTGTACAGAGCAGCTTCAACTTCCTCAAACGCCTCCTCCAACGATCCTATCACCAAATCAATTCAAACAGCCAAGATAATTTGGATGTCCAAGTACTGAATGGATTGATGCATTACCTATCTGATCCATCAAATTCTGAAtgtcattattaatttttggtaTCGCTGCCAGTGTTGCATTCAAAATATTGATACTACTCCATTGTCTGTCGAGTCTCTCATAAATGCCACCGATTAAAATGTCAACTTCGCGTGCCTTCGTCGCATTCTCTTCTGCCAGTTCATGCAATTCATTCCACTGGAGCTGGAAGTGATGCAGAATATCAGCTCCAGCTCCATAATTTACTTTTCCAGCACGCagagattttttagttttcggACTTTCCGATATTGAGAATCCCCGTAaactaaaaaaacaaatacgcGTAAATATGAGTTTGTTTTTGTTCAACTCCACTAGCTATTGTTGACAACACCTCTTCACAttattattagaaaaaaaaatcggtaaaatTTTACCTCGCAGATATGCCATCCTGTACggtttggaatttattttttaatgcccCAAACATAATCGCATTTgtgatttaatattttttttataatctgCACTGGTAGCACAACATCCTGTTGTTACAGGTTATGTTTTGTTTGTGGGATTATCAGCTGGTGAGATCAAACGGTGATAGTACAGGTGGAGTTAACTGAACAGAACTGAAAAAAGTACTCTACGTAATCGGTAGAGAAGCGgggcatttaaaaaattattgctgaaaaggccaatattttggaaaaaaaaaaattcaggagtgAGTGTTGCCTAGACACTCCGCAATCCACATTCTTCCatataaatgaattatttaaacaatgaaaaaatttccattgtaaaaaaatattaaatcacTTGAGCATTTTCACGAAAAGGTATGTATGTTATTGAACATTTGGAGGGTAAAAAGAGAATGCAAAAcgttattatttatgaaattatattttacttCATAACTCTTCAACGTATTACGAAGATAATAAAATACTgaattcaatgtttttatttttcaaaatgaatttcataAACTTATCTATCAATATTCCATTCTAATATTCTTTATCTACCATAAAATGTAAAAGAACACCGCgacaattaatgatttttataaaataattagatGACAGAGACTGTAACATCATAGTActctttgtaatttttttgctcCTCACATCTACGCTAGTTATCCAGCAGTAGTGTCTTAAAGATAATTATTATACATTATTTACAACAGTGATATATAAAATCAGTTCTCAACTATGGGATTTATCACCAAAGATTTTTCATGCCACTCTGTTTCAATATAGGacaagaaaaatcaataagtTATTATActtttgtcattaaaaaagGATAAAACGTTAACTCTCTCATAACTCTCACTGATAAATCGAACAATCATGTTTACATGCACTTAAGTACTTGACACACAGTATTTAAAGCTAATGTAACTTTATGCAAATATTAGTGCATCAATTGGTCGTTAATTATCactggaaatatatttttcaattcaagagATAGAAAATCCCTTTTATACTCTTGCGAATTTCATTGATGAGTCTGtgtgattaattttgaagccTGTCAAATATATtagtttgaaaattaaatcataacaaaaaatttccaagCGAACGAATTATCCCAATAAAACTGGTATCATTCCAGATAGACAAAAATTATGTCTTAATGAAATTGTATCACTCAATACTGCTGTGccaaatattgttttaaagAATAAATTCTATATTCTCATTCTTGCTCAACATCGGGACCCTCAAGAGGCAACAGAATCAACTGATATTGTGCACTACATTGAAATATTAGGTCTCAGCTTTATCCTCATAACTATAAATATCTTTCATTTACGATCTTCAATATATCATCATTTCTCTCAAGggttttggcatttgaaaatttctttcttaaatgaatttgtttaataaCACAGTCATGGCATTGCCAAAGAAAGCTAATAAAATGAAGCATCATTGATCTCAGTTTACCAATAATTGTAGTTACCTGTTCGATAAGTGCTTTAGAGGACCTAAACTTAAGATCGATGTAGCACCTAGTGCACCTAAATTACATGAATTTTGATTTCTTGGTCCGTCAATTGTTATGATCGGTAGACCAAAATAACCACCAGTTTGAGCACTCAATTGTGATAATGGAATATAACTATGAATCCCTAAACTCTGTAATCTATTTAATGCTTGAGGGGATTTCAAATCTACAACGGGAATTGCCAATTCCGTTCCACCATTTGCTGATGATACTTCCATGTCTTTGTGAAACGTTTGTTTGTGGGCTGCTAGAGCTTGGGCGTTAGGGTACTGGGCTGTGCACAAATTACATCTGGAAGAAATAGCATTCGGAGGTGagtattttatcaatatttcattgcaatgaatgaatttatcaaattttcttACTTGTGGAGTAATTTATTTGTTCCTCGATGAGATGCCATATGTTGCATCAATATTTCTTGGCTTGCAAACGTCTTGTCACAAATTTGACATGTCAATGCCGATCTGCAATATGATAATTGAGTCATTAGAAGAAGAATTAGAGATAATTTTGTGTCAATTCCCAACGTTTAATGTAATTATGGCGTCGTCAGAGACGATAGAAGACACAAagctttaatatttatttcgtAAATACGTTCTTTGATGTGTCAAAAAACCTCATAATAAATCTCTGATAACCCATACGAATCGTAGCAACTGTAATCATTTCTGAAATAGTTAACTATCCATAAAGTTGAATGGGAAATTgctaattttatcattttccctAAACAATCGACGGTTCGGCaatatagaaaaaattctgaaactaACACCCTGTCATTTAAGCTTATTCATAAACAGAACCGTTAGAAACTATTTTCATTGTCACAATTCTCTTGCCCTATCGCAGATTGCGTACGTCGTTTGACAAATGTCAGGTCCTGAACCTGACATTTCCCTGACATCAACCTCTACTCTACCTAAAACCACGAAACGTAACAATTCGTTTGAGTTTTCAATGTATGATCAATGGAATTAGAACGAATTGAGCTTTATGTAAGTCCCTCATTCTCTTTAGGGCAATTGCGGTTATTCAAAATAtctgaaatattgaatttattttacctGGGTGGTCTGCCCCTCCGGATGATCCTAGCCGCCTCCGGTCCTGGTGTATCCTGAGTGAGATCCACCGTAGGCGGTCTCGGAGGTCTTTCCATTTCCTGGTTCGAAGGTTTGCTCTGTTTATTCTGGGGTACAGCAAACTGTCCACCTTGCTCCGGCTGCTGTTGTGACTGTTTTCTTGCTGCCGGAATTATCGAAATAGCTGAATTGAGATTGAGAACGTTAACTGGTGGAGCTGGAGCCGGAGCTCTAGGTGATGGTTGCTGAGGTTGCTGTTGTTGTTGTGCCTGTTTCTGTTGTTCAATCACTTTATTCTTATTCGCTGCTGGTGTCACTGTAATTCCACGGGCTGCCAATACATTGGCAACGGCCTTGGCATCAGGTTTTTTGGTCACCGTCGTTGGAGAATTTGGTGGTTGAGCTGGAGTTGAACCTTTTTGTTAGAAACAGAAACAGAGACCGGTTTTTTTCCAAGAGTTTTCGAATCTCAACACCGAGATTGTGAAAACAAAGAATTAAGAATAAGTTGAGAATCAAAGAGAATTGAAATAAGAGCGTTGAAATAAAAGCCCTCGGAAATTGGTGGAAATCTAATTGGCAATCATGTCCTTAAGTTTATAACTTGGTAT comes from the Diachasmimorpha longicaudata isolate KC_UGA_2023 chromosome 11, iyDiaLong2, whole genome shotgun sequence genome and includes:
- the LOC135167580 gene encoding uncharacterized protein LOC135167580 isoform X2 — its product is MCWKYVFIALMFICTVESGYDDDNCIYKYICDDEPTKYERDVQGKKLQCNIDNIPMNELILINQGNFSTLKTVLNVSNVECTYDVALVVNTTVKSQEECEHHKFNDDFSSYQEVYTDYRICVVDKQSSRESGSNELSTCKEDKIVLSHEHIFTGCYALRFSIDDGSRYLYQGRKYVVSNYELTKVQEPTHQCSYFNREDVNNSDGVMFSLDISLHSGSPILHLGLRTFPTDYESENNACTNYGRDYHGSEWAINMNSSASRTSFTKNCSFMTVHDNLTSSAAYAESIDCRFSLNVASNMSYCFKLRVLDERCNKNSLWNIPRKFYPCTWMLECDRNPKIREISEHLGEVDGPRRIIAESSLFLPVGIALILIVFLISGILMAVHRWRSTSRQAYLNANMRDLRVATNTEADVADTDDELRKCEKTEDTDETKGIVVLYARGSTSFMTFMTEFRDILKLYCKCQVFDWYAPCEWNEVAKVGACDWATNLFKKHHRAVWIDTPGSRSLASNSFSDDKCGAEAISDFRDMGFFATLDYAKRSVRNTKLQYSKHFIVRLEGFDTGTSTEDPFSDLSPHARYLIPYHLSQLCSHLSSRKSDSSGQALVAEESHMRERLKELTKESNM
- the LOC135167580 gene encoding uncharacterized protein LOC135167580 isoform X1; this encodes MCWKYVFIALMFICTVESGYDDDNCIYKYICDDEPTKYERDVQGKKLQCNIDNIPMNELILINQGNFSTLKTVLNVSNVECTYDVALVVNTTVKSQEECEHHKFNDDFSSYQEVYTDYRICVVDKQSSRESGSNELSTCKEDKIVLSHEHIFTGCYALRFSIDDGSRYLYQGRKYVVSNYELTKVQEPTHQCSYFNREDVNNSSDGVMFSLDISLHSGSPILHLGLRTFPTDYESENNACTNYGRDYHGSEWAINMNSSASRTSFTKNCSFMTVHDNLTSSAAYAESIDCRFSLNVASNMSYCFKLRVLDERCNKNSLWNIPRKFYPCTWMLECDRNPKIREISEHLGEVDGPRRIIAESSLFLPVGIALILIVFLISGILMAVHRWRSTSRQAYLNANMRDLRVATNTEADVADTDDELRKCEKTEDTDETKGIVVLYARGSTSFMTFMTEFRDILKLYCKCQVFDWYAPCEWNEVAKVGACDWATNLFKKHHRAVWIDTPGSRSLASNSFSDDKCGAEAISDFRDMGFFATLDYAKRSVRNTKLQYSKHFIVRLEGFDTGTSTEDPFSDLSPHARYLIPYHLSQLCSHLSSRKSDSSGQALVAEESHMRERLKELTKESNM
- the LOC135167583 gene encoding dysbindin protein homolog, coding for MFGALKNKFQTVQDGISASLRGFSISESPKTKKSLRAGKVNYGAGADILHHFQLQWNELHELAEENATKAREVDILIGGIYERLDRQWSSINILNATLAAIPKINNDIQNLMDQIGSLEEAFEEVEAALYRLEDLNDTLELQNKQLDHRFQLALYKEKKLAELDSVRAELAREHKERVLQQELKQQKTLKERQETFDEVFRGELENYKVTGSVPKVASPHKGPTLEEIVLEDDSTDFDDFLES